The Lolium perenne chloroplast, complete genome genome window below encodes:
- the atpI gene encoding ATP synthase CF0 subunit IV: protein MNIIPCSIKTLKGLYDISGVEVGQHFYWQIGSFQIHAQVLITSWVVITILLGSVVIAVRNPQTVPMDGQNFFEYVLEFIRDLSKTQIGEEYGPWVPFIGTMFLFIFVSNWSGALLPWKIIELPHGELAAPTNDINTTVALALLTSAAYFYAGLSKKGLSYFEKYIKPTPILLPINILEDFTKPLSLSFRLFGNILADELVVVVLVSLVPLVVPIPVMFLGLFTSGIQALIFATLAAAYIGESMEGHH from the coding sequence ACTTCTATTGGCAAATAGGAAGTTTCCAAATTCATGCCCAAGTACTCATCACTTCTTGGGTTGTAATTACTATCTTGCTAGGTTCAGTTGTCATAGCTGTTCGGAATCCACAAACCGTACCGATGGACGGTCAGAATTTCTTTGAATATGTCCTTGAGTTTATTCGAGACTTGAGCAAAACTCAGATTGGAGAAGAATATGGTCCCTGGGTTCCATTTATTGGAACTATGTTCCTTTTTATTTTTGTTTCGAATTGGTCGGGTGCTCTTTTACCTTGGAAAATTATAGAGCTACCCCATGGGGAATTAGCAGCACCCACGAATGATATAAATACTACTGTTGCTTTAGCTTTACTCACGTCAGCAGCATATTTTTATGCGGGTCTTAGCAAAAAAGGATTGAGCTATTTCGAGAAATATATTAAACCAACTCCAATCCTTTTACCAATTAACATACTAGAGGATTTCACAAAACCATTATCGCTTAGCTTTCGACTTTTTGGGAATATATTGGCGGATGAATTAGTTGTTGTTGTTCTTGTTTCTTTAGTCCCCTTAGTAGTCCCTATACCTGTCATGTTTCTTGGATTATTTACAAGCGGTATTCAAGCTCTTATTTTTGCAACATTAGCCGCAGCCTATATAGGTGAATCCATGGAGGGTCATCATTGA
- the atpH gene encoding ATP synthase CF0 III, which produces MNPLIAAASVIAAGLAVGLASIGPGVGQGTAAGQAVEGIARQPEAEGKIRGTLLLSLAFMEALTIYGLVVALALLFANPFV; this is translated from the coding sequence ATGAATCCACTAATTGCTGCTGCTTCTGTTATTGCTGCTGGATTGGCCGTAGGGCTTGCTTCTATTGGGCCTGGAGTTGGTCAAGGTACTGCTGCAGGACAAGCTGTAGAAGGTATTGCGAGACAGCCAGAAGCAGAAGGTAAAATACGAGGTACTTTATTGCTTAGTCTAGCTTTTATGGAAGCTTTAACAATTTATGGACTAGTTGTGGCACTAGCGCTTTTATTTGCGAACCCTTTTGTTTAA
- the atpF gene encoding ATP synthase CF0 subunit I: protein MKNVTHSFVFLAHWPSAGSFGLNTNILATNLINLTVVVGVLIFFGKGVLKDLLDNRKQRILSTIRNSEELRRGTIEKLEKARIRLQKVELEADEYRMNGYSDIEREKANLINATSISLEQLEKSKNETLYFEKQRAMNQVRQRVFQQAVQGALGTLNSCLNTELHFRTIRANIGILGSMEWKR from the exons ATGAAAAATGTAACCCATTCTTTCGTTTTTTTAGCTCACTGGCCATCCGCTGGCAGTTTCGGGCTTAATACCAATATTTTAGCAACAAATCTAATAAATCTAACTGTAGTGGTTGGTGTTTTGATTTTTTTTGGAAAGGGAGTGT TAAAAGATTTATTAGATAATCGAAAACAGAGGATCTTGAGTACTATTAGAAATTCAGAAGAATTGCGTAGAGGGACCATTGAGAAACTCGAAAAAGCTCGGATTCGATTACAGAAAGTCGAACTAGAGGCGGATGAGTATCGAATGAATGGATACTCTGATATAGAACGAGAAAAAGCAAATTTGATTAATGCTACTTCTATTAGTTTGGAACAATTAGAAAAGTCTAAAAATGAAACCCTTTATTTTGAAAAACAAAGGGCAATGAATCAGGTCCGACAACGGGTTTTCCAACAAGCCGTACAAGGAGCTCTAGGAACTCTGAATAGTTGTTTGAATACCGAGTTACATTTCCGTACGATTCGTGCTAATATTGGCATTCTCGGGTCCATGGAATGGAAGAGATAA
- the atpA gene encoding ATP synthase CF1 alpha subunit: MATLRVDEIHKILRERIEQYNRKVGIENIGRVVQVGDGIARIIGLGEIMSGELVEFAEGTRGIALNLESKNVGIVLMGDGLMIQEGSFVKATGRIAQIPVSEAYLGRVINALAKPIDGKGEIIASESRLIESPAPSIISRRSVYEPLQTGLIAIDSMIPIGRGQRELIIGDRQTGKTAVATDTILNQKGQNVICVYVAIGQRASSVAQVVTNFHEEGAMEYTIVVAEMADSPATLQYLAPYTGAALAEYFMYRERHTLIIYDDLSKQAQAYRQMSLLLRRPPGREAYPGDVFYLHSRLLERAAKLNSLLGEGSMTALPIVETQSGDVSAYIPTNVISITDGQIFLSSDLFNAGIRPAINVGISVSRVGSAAQIKAMKQVAGKSKLELAQFAELQAFAQFASALDKTSQNQLARGRRLRELLKQSQANPLPVEEQIATIYTGTRGYLDSLEIEQVNKFLDDLRKHLKDTKPQFQEILSSSKTFTEQAEILLKEAIQEQLERFSLQQQT; the protein is encoded by the coding sequence ATGGCAACTCTTCGAGTCGACGAAATTCATAAAATTCTCCGCGAACGTATTGAACAATATAATAGGAAAGTAGGGATTGAGAATATTGGTCGCGTAGTTCAAGTGGGGGATGGGATTGCTCGTATTATAGGTCTTGGTGAAATAATGTCAGGTGAATTAGTCGAATTTGCAGAAGGCACTAGGGGTATTGCTCTTAATTTGGAATCCAAAAATGTTGGGATTGTATTAATGGGCGATGGGTTGATGATACAAGAGGGAAGTTTTGTAAAAGCAACAGGAAGAATTGCTCAGATACCCGTGAGCGAGGCTTACTTGGGTCGTGTTATAAATGCTTTGGCTAAACCTATTGATGGGAAAGGGGAAATTATAGCTTCGGAATCTCGCTTAATTGAATCTCCTGCTCCAAGTATAATTTCCAGGCGTTCCGTATATGAACCTCTTCAAACAGGGCTTATTGCTATCGATTCGATGATCCCTATAGGGCGCGGTCAGCGCGAGTTAATTATTGGGGACAGACAGACTGGCAAAACAGCAGTAGCCACAGATACAATTCTCAATCAAAAAGGACAAAATGTAATATGTGTTTATGTAGCTATCGGTCAAAGAGCATCCTCTGTGGCTCAAGTAGTAACTAATTTCCACGAGGAGGGGGCCATGGAATACACTATTGTAGTAGCTGAAATGGCGGATTCACCTGCTACATTACAATACCTCGCTCCTTATACGGGAGCAGCCCTGGCTGAATATTTTATGTACCGCGAACGGCATACTTTAATAATTTATGATGATCTCTCCAAACAGGCACAAGCTTATCGCCAAATGTCCCTTCTATTAAGAAGACCCCCCGGCCGTGAAGCTTATCCCGGGGATGTTTTTTATTTGCATTCACGCCTTTTAGAAAGAGCCGCGAAATTAAATTCTCTTTTAGGCGAAGGAAGTATGACCGCTTTACCAATAGTTGAGACTCAATCTGGAGACGTTTCTGCCTATATTCCTACTAATGTAATCTCCATTACAGATGGACAAATATTCTTATCTTCAGATCTATTCAATGCCGGAATTCGACCTGCTATTAATGTGGGTATTTCTGTTTCCAGAGTAGGATCCGCGGCTCAAATTAAAGCCATGAAACAAGTAGCTGGCAAATCAAAATTGGAATTAGCTCAATTCGCAGAGTTACAAGCCTTTGCACAATTCGCCTCTGCTCTGGATAAAACAAGTCAGAATCAATTGGCAAGGGGTCGACGATTAAGGGAATTGCTTAAACAATCTCAGGCAAACCCTCTCCCAGTGGAAGAACAGATAGCTACTATTTATACCGGAACGAGAGGATATCTGGATTCATTAGAGATTGAACAGGTAAATAAATTTCTGGATGACTTACGTAAACACCTAAAAGATACTAAACCTCAATTCCAAGAAATTCTATCTTCTAGCAAGACATTCACCGAGCAAGCGGAAATCCTTTTGAAGGAAGCTATTCAGGAACAGCTGGAACGGTTTTCCCTTCAGCAACAAACATAA
- the rps14 gene encoding ribosomal protein S14, which translates to MAKKSLIQREKKRQKLEQKYHLIRQSLKKKIRSKVSSLSLSEKTKMREKLQSLPRNSAPTRLHRRCFLTGRPRANYRDFGLSGHVLREMVYECLLPGATRSSW; encoded by the coding sequence ATGGCAAAAAAAAGTTTGATTCAGAGGGAGAAGAAGAGGCAGAAATTAGAACAGAAATATCATTTGATTCGTCAATCTTTAAAAAAAAAGATAAGAAGCAAAGTTTCTTCCTTGAGTTTGAGTGAAAAAACGAAAATGCGAGAAAAATTGCAATCCCTACCACGTAATAGTGCACCTACACGCCTTCATCGACGTTGTTTTTTGACCGGAAGACCTAGAGCTAACTATCGAGACTTTGGGCTATCCGGACACGTACTTCGAGAGATGGTTTATGAATGTTTGTTACCAGGTGCAACAAGATCTAGTTGGTAA
- the psaB gene encoding photosystem I P700 apoprotein A2 codes for MELRFPRFSQGLAQDPTTRRIWFGIATAHDFESHDDITEERLYQNIFASHFGQLAIIFLWTSGNLFHVAWQGNFESWIQDPLHVRPIAHAIWDPHFGQPAVEAFTRGGAAGPVNIAYSGVYQWWYTIGLRTNDDLYTGALFLLFLSTLSLIAGWLHLQPKWKPSLSWFKNAESRLNHHLSGLFGVSSLAWTGHLVHVAIPASRGEYVRWNNFLDVLPYPQGLGPLLTGQWNLYAQNPDSSNHLFGTAQGAGTAILTLLGGFHPQTQSLWLTDIAHHHLAIAFIFLIAGHMYRTNFGIGHSIKDLLEAHTPPGGRLGRGHKGLYDTINNSIHFQLGLALASLGVITSLVAQHMYSLPAYAFIAQDFTTQAALYTHHQYIAGFIMTGAFAHGAIFFIRDYNPEQNEDNVLARMLDHKEAIISHLSWASLFLGFHTLGLYVHNDVMLAFGTPEKQILIEPIFAQWIQSAHGKTTYGFDILLSSTNGPAFNAGRNLWLPGWLNAVNENSNSLFLTIGPGDFLVHHAIALGLHTTTLILVKGALDARGSKLMPDKKDFGYSFPCDGPGRGGTCDISAWDAFYLAVFWMLNTIGWVTFYWHWKHITLWQGNVSQFNESSTYLMGWLRDYLWLNSSQLINGYNPFGMNSLSVWAWMFLFGHLVWATGFMFLISWRGYWQELIETLAWAHERTPLANLIRWRDKPVALSIVQARLVGLAHFSVGYIFTYAAFLIASTSGKFG; via the coding sequence ATGGAATTAAGATTTCCCAGGTTTAGCCAAGGCTTAGCTCAGGACCCCACTACTCGTCGTATTTGGTTTGGTATTGCTACCGCACATGATTTCGAAAGTCATGATGATATTACTGAAGAACGTCTTTATCAGAACATTTTTGCTTCTCACTTTGGGCAGTTAGCAATAATCTTTCTATGGACGTCCGGAAATCTGTTTCATGTAGCTTGGCAAGGAAATTTTGAATCATGGATACAGGATCCTTTACACGTAAGACCTATTGCTCATGCTATTTGGGATCCTCATTTTGGTCAACCCGCTGTGGAAGCCTTTACTCGAGGAGGTGCTGCTGGTCCAGTTAATATCGCCTATTCTGGAGTTTATCAGTGGTGGTATACAATAGGATTACGCACCAATGACGATCTTTATACTGGAGCTCTTTTTCTATTATTTCTTTCTACGCTGTCCTTAATAGCGGGTTGGTTACATCTACAACCCAAATGGAAACCAAGCCTTTCGTGGTTCAAAAACGCGGAATCTCGTCTCAATCATCATTTGTCAGGACTTTTCGGGGTAAGTTCTTTGGCTTGGACAGGACATTTAGTTCATGTTGCTATTCCCGCATCCAGAGGGGAGTACGTTAGATGGAATAATTTCTTAGATGTATTACCCTATCCCCAGGGGTTGGGACCCCTTTTGACGGGTCAGTGGAATCTTTATGCCCAAAACCCTGATTCGAGTAATCATTTATTTGGTACCGCTCAAGGAGCGGGAACTGCCATTCTAACTCTTCTTGGGGGATTTCATCCACAAACACAAAGTTTGTGGCTGACCGATATTGCTCACCATCATTTAGCTATTGCATTTATTTTTCTCATTGCTGGTCACATGTATCGAACTAACTTCGGAATTGGGCACAGTATCAAAGATCTTTTAGAAGCGCATACTCCTCCGGGGGGTCGATTAGGGCGTGGGCATAAGGGCCTTTACGACACAATCAATAATTCAATTCATTTTCAATTAGGCCTTGCTCTAGCTTCTTTAGGGGTTATTACTTCCTTAGTAGCTCAACATATGTACTCTTTACCGGCTTATGCATTTATAGCACAAGACTTTACTACTCAAGCTGCTTTATATACTCATCACCAATATATTGCAGGGTTCATTATGACAGGGGCTTTTGCTCATGGAGCTATTTTTTTCATTAGGGATTACAATCCGGAACAGAATGAAGATAATGTATTGGCAAGAATGTTAGACCATAAAGAAGCTATCATATCTCATTTAAGTTGGGCTAGTCTCTTTCTAGGATTCCATACCCTGGGCCTTTATGTTCATAACGACGTCATGCTTGCTTTTGGTACTCCAGAAAAGCAAATCTTGATCGAACCTATATTTGCCCAATGGATACAATCTGCTCATGGCAAGACGACATATGGGTTCGATATACTCTTATCTTCAACGAATGGCCCCGCTTTCAATGCAGGTAGAAACCTATGGTTGCCAGGATGGTTGAATGCTGTTAATGAGAATAGTAATTCGCTTTTCTTAACAATAGGACCTGGGGATTTCTTGGTTCATCATGCTATTGCTCTAGGTTTGCATACAACTACATTGATTTTAGTAAAGGGCGCTTTAGATGCACGTGGTTCCAAATTAATGCCGGATAAAAAGGATTTTGGGTATAGTTTTCCTTGTGATGGCCCAGGGCGCGGCGGTACTTGTGATATTTCTGCTTGGGACGCGTTTTATTTGGCAGTTTTCTGGATGTTAAATACCATTGGATGGGTTACTTTTTATTGGCATTGGAAACATATCACATTATGGCAGGGCAACGTTTCACAATTTAATGAATCTTCCACTTATTTGATGGGATGGTTAAGAGATTACTTATGGTTAAACTCTTCACAACTTATCAATGGATATAATCCTTTTGGGATGAATAGTTTATCGGTATGGGCATGGATGTTCTTATTTGGACATCTTGTTTGGGCTACTGGATTCATGTTCTTAATTTCCTGGCGTGGATATTGGCAGGAATTAATTGAGACTTTAGCATGGGCTCATGAACGCACACCTTTAGCTAATTTAATTCGTTGGAGAGATAAGCCCGTGGCTCTTTCCATTGTGCAAGCAAGATTAGTTGGATTAGCCCACTTTTCCGTGGGTTATATATTCACTTATGCAGCTTTCTTGATTGCCTCAACATCAGGCAAATTTGGTTAA
- the psaA gene encoding photosystem I P700 apoprotein A1 codes for MIIRSPEPEVKIVVDRDPVKTSFEEWSRPGHFSRTLAKGPDTTTWIWNLHADAHDFDSHTGDLEEISRKVFSAHFGQLSIIFLWLSGMYFHGARFSNYEAWLSDPTHIGPSAQVVWPIVGQEILNGDVGGGFRGIQITSGFFQLWRASGITSELQLYCTAIGALIFAALMLFAGWFHYHKAAPKLAWFQDVESMLNHHLAGLLGLGSLSWAGHQIHVSLPINQFLDAGVDPKEIPLPHEFILNRDLLAQLYPSFAEGATPFFTLNWSKYAEFLTFRGGLDPVTGGLWLTDIAHHHLAIAILFLIAGHMYRTNWGIGHGLKDILEAHKGPFTGQGHKGLYEILTTSWHAQLALNLAMLGSTTIVVAHHMYSMPPYPYLATDYGTQLSLFTHHMWIGGFLIVGAAAHAAIFMVRDYDPTTRYNDLLDRVLRHRDAIISHLNWVCIFLGFHSFGLYIHNDTMSALGRPQDMFSDTAIQLQPIFAQWVQNIHATAPGVTAPGATTSTSLTWGGGELVAVGGKVALLPIPLGTADFLVHHIHAFTIHVTVLILLKGVLFARSSRLIPDKANLGFRFPCDGPGRGGTCQVSAWDHVFLGLFWMYNAISVVIFHFSWKMQSDVWGTISDQGVVTHITGGNFAQSSITINGWLRDFLWAQASQVIQSYGSSLSAYGLFFLGAHFVWAFSLMFLFSGRGYWQELIESIVWAHNKLKVAPATQPRALSIIQGRAVGVTHYLLGGIATTWAFFLARIIAVG; via the coding sequence ATGATTATTCGTTCGCCGGAACCAGAAGTAAAAATTGTTGTGGATAGGGATCCTGTAAAAACATCTTTTGAGGAATGGTCCAGACCCGGCCATTTCTCAAGAACACTAGCTAAGGGCCCCGATACTACCACTTGGATCTGGAACCTACATGCTGATGCTCACGATTTCGACAGTCATACCGGTGATTTGGAGGAGATCTCTCGAAAAGTCTTTAGTGCTCATTTCGGGCAACTCTCCATTATCTTTCTTTGGTTGAGTGGTATGTACTTTCATGGTGCCCGTTTTTCCAATTATGAAGCATGGCTAAGTGATCCTACTCACATTGGACCCAGTGCTCAGGTAGTTTGGCCTATAGTAGGGCAAGAAATATTAAATGGTGATGTAGGTGGGGGCTTCCGAGGAATCCAAATAACCTCTGGGTTTTTTCAGCTTTGGCGAGCATCTGGAATAACTAGTGAATTACAACTCTATTGTACTGCAATTGGTGCATTGATTTTTGCAGCGTTAATGCTTTTTGCTGGTTGGTTCCATTATCACAAAGCCGCTCCCAAATTGGCCTGGTTCCAAGATGTAGAATCCATGTTGAATCACCACTTAGCGGGATTATTAGGACTTGGGTCTCTTTCTTGGGCGGGACACCAAATCCATGTATCTTTACCAATTAACCAATTTCTTGACGCCGGGGTTGATCCTAAAGAGATACCACTTCCTCATGAATTTATCCTGAATCGGGACCTTTTGGCTCAACTTTATCCTAGTTTTGCCGAAGGAGCAACCCCTTTTTTCACCTTAAATTGGTCCAAATATGCAGAATTTCTGACTTTTCGCGGAGGACTAGATCCAGTAACCGGTGGTCTATGGCTGACTGATATTGCGCACCATCATTTAGCTATTGCTATTCTTTTCCTAATTGCAGGTCATATGTATAGGACCAACTGGGGTATTGGCCATGGACTTAAAGATATTTTGGAGGCTCACAAGGGCCCATTTACAGGACAAGGCCATAAGGGTCTTTATGAAATCTTAACAACGTCATGGCATGCTCAATTAGCTCTTAACTTAGCTATGCTAGGCTCTACAACCATTGTTGTAGCTCATCATATGTACTCTATGCCCCCCTATCCATACCTAGCTACTGACTATGGTACACAACTTTCCTTGTTCACACACCACATGTGGATTGGCGGATTTCTAATAGTCGGTGCTGCTGCACATGCAGCAATTTTTATGGTAAGAGACTATGATCCAACTACTCGATACAACGATCTATTAGATCGCGTCCTTAGACACCGAGATGCAATCATATCCCACCTTAACTGGGTATGTATATTTCTAGGTTTTCACAGTTTTGGCTTATACATTCATAATGATACCATGAGTGCTTTAGGCCGTCCGCAAGATATGTTTTCGGATACCGCCATACAATTACAACCTATCTTTGCTCAATGGGTACAAAATATCCATGCTACTGCGCCTGGCGTAACAGCTCCTGGTGCAACAACAAGTACCAGCTTAACGTGGGGAGGTGGCGAGTTAGTAGCCGTAGGCGGTAAAGTGGCTTTGTTACCTATTCCATTAGGAACCGCAGATTTTTTAGTCCATCACATTCATGCATTTACCATCCATGTGACTGTATTAATACTTTTGAAAGGTGTTTTATTTGCTCGCAGTTCCCGTTTGATACCCGATAAAGCAAATCTAGGTTTTCGCTTTCCTTGCGATGGGCCTGGGCGAGGGGGAACATGCCAAGTATCCGCCTGGGATCATGTTTTCTTAGGTTTATTCTGGATGTACAATGCAATTTCGGTAGTCATTTTTCATTTCAGTTGGAAAATGCAGTCGGATGTTTGGGGTACTATAAGTGATCAAGGGGTAGTAACTCATATTACAGGGGGAAACTTTGCACAGAGTTCCATTACGATTAATGGGTGGCTTCGAGATTTCTTGTGGGCACAGGCATCACAAGTCATTCAGTCTTATGGTTCTTCATTATCTGCATATGGTCTTTTTTTCTTAGGTGCTCATTTTGTCTGGGCCTTCAGTTTAATGTTTTTATTCAGTGGCCGTGGTTATTGGCAAGAACTTATTGAATCTATCGTTTGGGCTCATAACAAATTAAAAGTTGCTCCTGCTACTCAGCCTAGAGCCTTGAGCATTATACAAGGACGTGCTGTAGGAGTAACCCATTACCTTCTGGGTGGAATTGCCACAACATGGGCATTCTTCTTAGCGAGAATTATTGCAGTAGGATAG
- the ycf3 gene encoding photosystem I assembly protein ycf3 has translation MPRSRANGNFIDKTSSIVANILLRIIPTTSGEKKAFTYYRDGMLAQSEGNYAEALQNYYEATRLEIDPYDRSYILYNIGLIHTSNGEHTKALEYYFRALERNPFLPQAFNNMAVICHYRGEQAILQGDSEIAEAWFDQAAEYWKQAIALTPGNYIEAQNWLKITKRFEFE, from the exons ATGCCTAGATCCCGCGCAAATGGAAATTTCATTGATAAGACCTCCTCAATTGTAGCCAATATTTTATTGCGAATAATTCCGACAACCTCAGGAGAAAAAAAGGCATTTACTTATTATAGAGATGGT ATGTTGGCTCAATCCGAAGGAAATTATGCGGAAGCTTTGCAAAATTATTATGAAGCTACGCGACTAGAAATCGATCCCTATGATCGAAGTTATATACTCTATAACATAGGCCTTATACACACAAGCAATGGAGAGCATACAAAGGCTTTGGAATATTATTTTCGGGCACTAGAACGAAACCCCTTCTTACCGCAAGCTTTTAATAATATGGCCGTGATCTGTCATT ACCGAGGAGAACAGGCCATTCTACAGGGTGATTCGGAAATTGCGGAAGCTTGGTTTGATCAAGCTGCTGAGTATTGGAAACAAGCTATAGCGCTTACTCCGGGAAATTATATTGAAGCACAGAACTGGTTGAAGATTACGAAGCGCTTTGAATTTGAATAA
- the rps4 gene encoding ribosomal protein S4, with amino-acid sequence MSRYRGPRLKKIRRLGALPGLTRKTPKSGSNLKKKFHSGKKEQYRIRLQEKQKLRFHYGLTERQLLRYVHIAGKAKRSTGQVLLQLLEMRLDNILFRLGMASTIPGARQLVNHRHILVNGRIVNIPSFRCKPRDIITTKDNQRSKGLVQTLMASSDPGKLPKHLTIDTLEYKGLVNKILDRKWVGLKINELLVVEYYSRQT; translated from the coding sequence ATGTCCCGTTATCGAGGACCTCGTTTAAAAAAAATACGCCGTTTGGGAGCTTTACCAGGACTCACTAGAAAAACACCTAAATCCGGAAGTAATCTGAAAAAGAAATTCCATTCTGGGAAAAAGGAGCAATATCGTATTCGTCTTCAAGAAAAACAGAAATTACGTTTTCATTATGGTCTGACAGAACGACAATTACTTAGATATGTACATATCGCTGGAAAAGCAAAAAGGTCAACAGGCCAGGTTTTATTACAATTACTTGAAATGCGTTTGGATAATATCCTTTTTCGATTGGGTATGGCCTCAACCATTCCTGGGGCTCGTCAATTAGTAAACCATAGACATATTTTAGTTAATGGTCGTATAGTCAATATACCAAGTTTTCGTTGCAAACCCCGAGATATTATTACTACGAAAGATAACCAAAGATCAAAAGGTCTGGTTCAAACTTTGATGGCTTCATCCGACCCAGGGAAATTGCCAAAGCATTTGACGATTGACACATTAGAATATAAAGGACTAGTAAATAAAATCCTAGATAGGAAGTGGGTCGGTCTCAAAATAAATGAGTTGTTAGTTGTAGAATATTACTCTCGTCAGACTTGA
- the ndhJ gene encoding NADH-plastoquinone oxidoreductase subunit J — translation MQQGWLSNWLVKHEVVHRSLGFDHRGIETLQIKAGDWDSIAVILYVYGYNYLRSQCAYDVAPGGSLASVYHLTRIQYGIDNPEEVCIKVFAQKDNPRIPSVFWIWRSADFQERESYDMVGISYDNHPRLKRILMPESWIGWPLRKDYITPNFYEIQDAH, via the coding sequence ATGCAGCAGGGTTGGTTATCTAATTGGCTAGTCAAACATGAGGTAGTTCATAGATCTTTGGGCTTTGATCACCGAGGAATAGAGACTTTACAAATAAAAGCAGGGGATTGGGATTCCATTGCTGTCATTTTATATGTATATGGTTACAATTATTTACGCTCCCAATGTGCTTATGATGTAGCACCCGGTGGATCTTTAGCTAGCGTGTATCATCTTACGAGAATACAGTATGGCATAGATAATCCAGAAGAAGTCTGTATAAAAGTCTTTGCCCAAAAGGATAATCCTAGAATTCCGTCTGTCTTCTGGATTTGGAGAAGTGCCGATTTTCAAGAACGCGAATCTTATGATATGGTGGGAATCTCTTATGATAATCATCCGCGCCTTAAACGTATCCTAATGCCTGAAAGTTGGATAGGGTGGCCCTTACGTAAGGACTATATAACCCCCAATTTTTATGAAATACAAGATGCTCATTGA
- the ndhK gene encoding NADH-plastoquinone oxidoreductase subunit K, translating into MVLTEYLDKKKKEGKDSIETVMNLIEFPLLDQTSSNSVISTTPNDLSNWSRLSSLWPLLYGTSCCFIEFASLIGSRFDFDRYGLVPRSSPRQADLILTAGTVTMKMAPSLVRLYEQMPEPKYVIAMGACTITGGMFSTDSYSTVRGVDKLIPVDVYLPGCPPKPEAVIDALTKLRKKISREIVEDQTLSQNKNRFFTTSHKLYVRRSTHTGTYEQELLYQSPSTLDISSETFFKSKSPVPSYKLVN; encoded by the coding sequence ATGGTCTTAACTGAATATTTGGACAAAAAAAAAAAAGAAGGAAAAGATTCCATTGAGACAGTTATGAATTTGATTGAGTTTCCCTTACTTGACCAAACAAGTTCCAATTCTGTTATTTCAACTACACCAAATGATCTTTCAAATTGGTCAAGACTCTCCAGTTTATGGCCCCTTCTATACGGTACCAGTTGTTGTTTCATTGAATTTGCTTCATTAATAGGCTCACGATTCGACTTTGATCGTTATGGATTGGTACCAAGATCAAGTCCTAGGCAAGCGGACCTAATTTTAACAGCCGGGACGGTAACAATGAAAATGGCTCCCTCCTTAGTGAGGTTATACGAGCAAATGCCTGAACCAAAATACGTCATTGCTATGGGAGCCTGTACTATTACAGGGGGAATGTTCAGTACGGATTCCTATAGTACTGTTCGGGGAGTTGATAAGTTAATTCCTGTGGATGTCTACTTGCCGGGCTGCCCACCTAAACCGGAGGCAGTTATAGATGCCCTAACAAAACTTCGTAAGAAGATATCGCGAGAAATAGTTGAGGATCAAACTCTATCTCAAAATAAAAATAGATTTTTTACTACCAGTCACAAGCTTTATGTTAGGCGCAGTACTCATACTGGAACTTATGAACAAGAATTGCTCTATCAATCACCATCTACTTTAGATATATCTTCTGAAACTTTTTTCAAATCCAAAAGTCCAGTACCTTCCTACAAATTAGTGAATTAG
- the ndhC gene encoding NADH-plastoquinone oxidoreductase subunit 3 yields MFLLHEYDIFWTFLIIASLIPILAFWISGLLAPVSEGPEKLSSYESGIEPMGGAWLQFRIRYYMFALVFVVFDVETVFLYPWAMSFDVLGVSVFIEAFIFVLILVVGLVYAWRKGALEWS; encoded by the coding sequence ATGTTTCTGCTTCACGAATATGATATTTTTTGGACATTTCTAATAATAGCAAGCCTTATTCCTATTTTGGCATTTTGGATTTCAGGGCTTTTAGCCCCGGTTAGTGAAGGACCTGAGAAGCTTTCTAGTTATGAATCGGGTATAGAACCCATGGGGGGAGCTTGGCTACAATTCCGAATACGCTATTACATGTTTGCGCTAGTTTTTGTTGTTTTTGATGTCGAAACCGTCTTTCTCTACCCTTGGGCAATGAGTTTCGACGTATTGGGTGTATCCGTTTTTATTGAAGCTTTTATTTTCGTGCTTATCCTAGTTGTCGGTTTAGTTTATGCATGGCGAAAAGGAGCCTTGGAATGGTCTTAA